A stretch of Usitatibacter palustris DNA encodes these proteins:
- a CDS encoding ABC transporter ATP-binding protein — translation MSLLAVEGISLAFGGVKALTDVSFDVREHEIRAIIGPNGAGKSSMLNVINGVYRPQAGTVTYLGEKHSAMEPHHAARRGIARTFQSLALFKGMSVLDNILAGRNLMMHTNILLQALRIGPALREEVEHRRRVEEIIDFLEIQHIRKTPVGRLPYGLQKRVDLARALAAEPRVLLLDEPMAGMNVEEKQDMCRFVLDVNDEFGTTVVLIEHDMGVVMDLSDRVVVLDYGRKIADGTPDEVRANQAVIDAYLGVKH, via the coding sequence ATGAGCCTTCTCGCGGTCGAGGGCATCTCGCTTGCGTTCGGCGGCGTGAAGGCGCTGACCGATGTGTCCTTCGACGTCCGCGAGCACGAGATCCGCGCGATCATCGGCCCGAACGGCGCGGGCAAGAGCTCGATGCTCAATGTCATCAACGGCGTCTACCGGCCGCAGGCAGGCACGGTGACCTACCTCGGCGAGAAGCATTCGGCGATGGAACCGCACCATGCGGCGCGCCGCGGCATCGCGCGCACCTTCCAGAGCCTCGCGCTCTTCAAGGGCATGAGCGTGCTCGACAACATCCTGGCCGGCCGCAACCTCATGATGCACACGAACATCCTCCTGCAGGCCCTGCGGATAGGGCCGGCATTGCGCGAGGAGGTGGAGCATCGCCGCCGCGTCGAGGAGATCATCGATTTCCTCGAGATCCAGCACATCCGCAAGACGCCGGTCGGTCGCTTGCCCTATGGCTTGCAGAAGCGCGTGGATCTCGCGCGCGCGCTCGCGGCCGAACCCAGGGTGCTGCTGCTCGATGAGCCGATGGCCGGCATGAATGTCGAGGAAAAGCAGGACATGTGCCGCTTCGTGCTCGATGTGAACGACGAGTTCGGCACGACGGTCGTGCTGATCGAGCACGACATGGGCGTGGTCATGGATCTTTCGGATCGCGTGGTCGTGCTCGACTACGGCCGCAAGATCGCCGACGGGACGCCCGACGAGGTGCGCGCCAACCAGGCGGTGATCGACGCCTACCTCGGGGTGAAGCACTGA
- a CDS encoding linear amide C-N hydrolase, giving the protein MRAIIAAFLLLAALPAAACTTFCLKDASGLVFGRNYDYDFGDALVLVNARGVAKTSLLDGNPARWVSAYGSVTFNQYGKDSPSGGVNEKGLVVEMMMLDDTRFPPPDKRPVVGALEFIQYLLDNAGDVEDAVVQAGQVRIATRTPVHFLLADRAGHAAAIEFLRERMVVRRGDTLPDCALANSTYPQSQAYASKSPVSLDVMPRGEAGSLERYARAARAVRTTKAPSVEKSFAILDDVVQNNTHWQIVYDLPRATIHYRTAANRAVRTLDLARMDFACRHGGRMLDVDAGRGDVTHALLPYAPEANERQMLVAFAKSPHFAMPAHLVRAEAAQVETRRCVAAG; this is encoded by the coding sequence ATGCGCGCGATCATCGCCGCGTTCCTCCTGCTCGCCGCCCTCCCCGCCGCGGCCTGCACAACCTTCTGCCTCAAGGACGCGAGCGGCCTCGTCTTCGGCCGCAATTACGACTACGACTTTGGCGACGCTCTGGTGTTGGTGAACGCGCGCGGCGTCGCGAAGACCTCGCTCCTCGACGGCAACCCGGCGCGCTGGGTCTCGGCGTACGGCAGCGTGACCTTCAACCAGTACGGCAAGGATTCGCCCTCGGGCGGCGTGAACGAGAAGGGGCTCGTGGTCGAGATGATGATGCTCGACGACACGCGCTTCCCCCCGCCCGACAAGCGGCCGGTCGTCGGCGCGCTCGAATTCATCCAGTACCTGCTCGACAACGCAGGCGACGTGGAGGATGCCGTGGTCCAGGCGGGCCAGGTCCGCATCGCCACGCGCACGCCGGTGCATTTCCTGCTCGCCGACCGCGCGGGCCACGCGGCCGCGATCGAATTCCTGCGCGAGCGCATGGTCGTGCGCCGCGGCGACACGCTCCCCGATTGCGCGCTCGCCAACAGCACGTATCCGCAATCGCAGGCCTATGCGAGCAAGTCGCCGGTGAGCCTCGATGTCATGCCGCGCGGTGAGGCCGGTTCGCTCGAGCGCTACGCGCGCGCGGCGCGCGCGGTTCGCACCACGAAGGCGCCCAGCGTCGAGAAGAGCTTCGCGATCCTCGACGACGTCGTCCAGAACAACACGCACTGGCAGATTGTGTACGACCTGCCGCGCGCCACGATCCACTACCGGACCGCCGCCAATCGCGCGGTTCGCACGCTCGACCTCGCGCGCATGGATTTTGCATGCCGCCATGGCGGGCGAATGCTCGACGTCGATGCGGGCCGCGGGGATGTGACCCACGCCCTGCTCCCGTATGCCCCGGAGGCGAACGAGCGCCAGATGCTCGTCGCCTTCGCCAAGAGCCCGCACTTCGCCATGCCCGCCCATCTCGTGCGCGCCGAAGCCGCCCAAGTAGAAACCCGTCGCTGCGTAGCGGCGGGCTGA
- a CDS encoding branched-chain amino acid ABC transporter permease gives MSGVLYSLVALGLVLIFKASGVFNFAQGAMVLFAALSLVRLMEKMPFPVALVVTMAIMVALAWLIERLVLRPLVNQEGIVLFMATLGVAYFLDGLGQTVWGSDIYTLNVGMPKEPKILLEGTFEGGILVNMEDVIAAVMAGVLVTVLAVFFQKTGTGRALRAVADDHQAAQSIGIPLNRIWVIVWSVAGLVALVAGIIWGSKLGVQFSLQLVALKALPVVILGGFTSIPGAIVGGLIIGLGEKISEVYLGPLLGGGIENWFAYVLALVFLLFRPEGLFGERHIDRV, from the coding sequence ATGTCGGGCGTGCTGTATTCGCTGGTGGCGCTGGGTCTCGTCCTCATCTTCAAGGCCTCCGGTGTCTTCAACTTCGCGCAGGGCGCGATGGTCCTTTTCGCGGCGCTCTCGCTCGTGCGGCTCATGGAGAAGATGCCGTTTCCGGTGGCGCTCGTCGTGACCATGGCGATCATGGTCGCGCTCGCCTGGCTGATCGAGCGGCTGGTACTGCGCCCGCTCGTGAACCAGGAGGGCATCGTCCTCTTCATGGCCACGCTGGGCGTGGCCTACTTCCTCGACGGCCTCGGACAGACCGTCTGGGGCAGCGACATCTACACGCTCAACGTGGGCATGCCCAAGGAGCCGAAGATCCTCCTCGAGGGCACGTTCGAGGGCGGCATCCTCGTGAACATGGAAGACGTGATCGCGGCGGTGATGGCCGGCGTGCTGGTGACCGTCCTCGCGGTGTTCTTCCAGAAGACGGGCACGGGGAGGGCGCTTCGCGCTGTTGCGGACGATCACCAGGCGGCGCAGTCGATCGGCATTCCGCTCAACCGCATCTGGGTCATCGTTTGGAGCGTCGCGGGTCTTGTGGCGCTGGTCGCCGGAATCATCTGGGGCTCGAAGCTCGGCGTGCAGTTCTCGCTGCAGCTCGTCGCGCTCAAGGCCTTGCCGGTCGTGATCCTCGGCGGCTTCACGTCGATTCCCGGCGCGATCGTCGGCGGCCTGATCATCGGCCTGGGCGAGAAGATTTCCGAGGTCTACCTCGGACCTCTCCTCGGCGGGGGAATCGAGAACTGGTTCGCGTACGTGCTCGCGCTGGTCTTCCTGTTGTTCCGGCCGGAGGGACTCTTCGGCGAACGGCACATCGACCGGGTGTAA
- a CDS encoding SDR family NAD(P)-dependent oxidoreductase has translation MQIAQHTFLVAGGGSGLGAATARMIVANGGNVVLADVNEAAGTALARDLGANARFAKTDVTDEASTQGAVDLCVSAFGAIHGAINCAGVAPGERVVGRNGPHALASFERAVKINLIGTFNVIRLAAAKMTVQPAEPSGERGVIVNTSSVASMDGQIGQAAYAASKAGVNGMTLPIARELAKFGVRVMTIAPGIFDTPMLQGMSEEIRASLGAQVPFPPRLGKPEEYASLVKHIVENEVLNGEVIRLDGAIRMTAK, from the coding sequence ATGCAAATTGCCCAACACACGTTCCTCGTCGCCGGCGGCGGCTCCGGCCTCGGCGCCGCGACCGCACGGATGATCGTCGCCAACGGCGGCAACGTCGTTCTCGCGGATGTAAACGAAGCGGCCGGCACCGCGCTCGCGCGCGATCTCGGTGCGAACGCGCGTTTCGCCAAGACCGACGTCACCGATGAAGCCTCCACGCAGGGCGCGGTCGATCTTTGCGTGTCCGCCTTTGGTGCGATCCACGGCGCGATCAATTGCGCAGGCGTGGCACCCGGCGAGCGCGTCGTCGGCCGCAACGGCCCCCACGCTCTCGCCAGTTTCGAGCGCGCGGTGAAGATCAACCTCATCGGCACGTTCAACGTGATCCGGCTCGCCGCGGCAAAGATGACGGTGCAACCGGCAGAGCCTTCGGGCGAGCGTGGCGTGATCGTGAACACGTCCTCGGTCGCATCGATGGATGGCCAGATCGGCCAGGCGGCCTACGCCGCTTCGAAAGCGGGCGTCAACGGCATGACGCTGCCGATCGCGCGCGAGCTCGCGAAGTTCGGCGTGCGCGTGATGACGATCGCCCCTGGAATCTTCGATACCCCGATGCTCCAGGGCATGAGCGAGGAGATCCGCGCCTCGCTGGGCGCCCAGGTTCCCTTCCCGCCGCGCCTCGGAAAACCCGAGGAATACGCGTCCCTTGTCAAGCACATCGTCGAAAACGAGGTTTTGAACGGGGAAGTGATCCGTCTGGACGGGGCAATCCGCATGACCGCGAAGTAG
- a CDS encoding isovaleryl-CoA dehydrogenase, with product MLFDTHVTEEFDALRDTVKRLCDTELAPRAAGIDTTNTFPADMWKKFGDVGVLGMTVPDEYGGTGLGYVAHVVAMEEISRASASVGLSYGAHSNLAVNNLYLNGNEAQRKKYLPKLCSGEFVGALAMSEPGAGSDVVGSMACRAEKKGDRWVANGSKMWITNGPDADVLIVYMRTAPKDQGSKAMTAFLVEKGMKGFSTAQKLDKLGMRGSNTCELVFQDCEIPEENILGSVNGGSKVLMKGLDTERCVLSGGPIGIMQAAMDLVLPYLHERKQFAQPIGAFQLMQGKVADMYTKLQASRAFTYRVAGALDQGRGRAARKDAAACILFASENAVQVSLEAIQCLGGNGYINDFPAGRLLRDAKLYDIGAGTNEIRRMLIGRELFEESV from the coding sequence GTGCTGTTCGATACACACGTGACGGAGGAGTTCGACGCGCTTCGCGACACCGTGAAGCGCCTCTGCGATACGGAGCTTGCTCCCCGTGCCGCCGGGATCGACACCACGAACACCTTCCCCGCCGACATGTGGAAGAAGTTCGGCGACGTGGGCGTGCTCGGCATGACGGTCCCCGACGAATACGGCGGCACCGGGCTGGGCTACGTCGCCCACGTGGTCGCCATGGAAGAGATCTCGCGCGCCTCGGCCTCGGTGGGCCTTTCGTATGGCGCGCACTCGAACCTCGCGGTCAACAACCTCTACCTCAACGGCAACGAAGCGCAGCGGAAGAAATACCTTCCCAAGCTGTGCTCGGGCGAATTCGTGGGCGCGCTCGCGATGAGCGAACCCGGCGCCGGTTCCGACGTCGTGGGCTCCATGGCCTGCCGCGCCGAGAAGAAGGGCGATCGCTGGGTCGCCAACGGTTCCAAGATGTGGATCACCAACGGGCCGGATGCGGACGTGCTGATCGTCTACATGCGCACCGCCCCGAAGGACCAAGGCTCGAAGGCGATGACCGCCTTCCTGGTCGAAAAAGGCATGAAGGGTTTCAGTACCGCGCAGAAGCTCGACAAGCTGGGCATGCGCGGTTCGAACACCTGCGAGCTCGTCTTCCAGGATTGCGAGATTCCCGAGGAAAACATCCTCGGCAGCGTGAATGGCGGCTCGAAGGTGCTGATGAAGGGCCTCGATACGGAGCGCTGCGTTCTTTCCGGCGGTCCGATCGGCATCATGCAGGCGGCGATGGACCTCGTGCTCCCGTACCTGCACGAGCGCAAGCAGTTCGCCCAGCCCATCGGCGCGTTCCAGCTCATGCAGGGCAAGGTCGCCGACATGTACACGAAGCTCCAGGCCTCGCGCGCATTCACCTACCGCGTGGCCGGCGCGCTCGACCAGGGCCGTGGCCGCGCCGCACGCAAGGACGCGGCGGCGTGCATCCTCTTCGCTTCCGAGAACGCGGTGCAGGTTTCGCTCGAGGCGATCCAGTGCCTGGGCGGCAACGGCTACATCAACGATTTTCCCGCGGGCCGGTTGCTGCGCGATGCGAAGCTCTATGACATCGGCGCGGGTACGAATGAAATCCGCCGCATGTTGATCGGGCGTGAGTTGTTCGAGGAGAGCGTTTGA
- a CDS encoding ABC transporter substrate-binding protein yields the protein MTHTLKKQCAVVALAVAAAFGAAQDVAAQSGEIFMPVLVYRTGAYAPNGIPWADGYVDYIKLVNERDGGVNGIKLSFEECETGYATDRGVECYERLKSKKPVLVNPLSTGITYALTEKVAADKIALFTTGYGRADSADGSVFAWNFPLLGTYWSAADMLVQHVAKKGSLKGKKIALVYHDSPYGKEPIRLLEEHAKKHGFEFIKLPVTHPGVEQKATWLQVRQQRPDYVFLWGWGVMNSTSIKEAIAVSYPRLQMYGVWWSSAEPDVLPAEAAGKGYNGIALGHSDERDFPIHKDMVKFLYEKGKGTAKSKDEVGSVLYNRGMISAMLSVEAIKKAQEKHGKRVVTGEEVRWGAENLNIDAAKVKALGFGDMVQPLKTSCRDHEGVRRGRIHTWDGKDWSYTSDWIEADDKFLRPLVEASAKAYAAEKKITPRDCSKEK from the coding sequence ATGACACACACGCTCAAGAAGCAATGCGCCGTCGTAGCGCTTGCCGTGGCGGCGGCGTTCGGCGCCGCGCAGGACGTCGCGGCACAGTCCGGCGAGATCTTCATGCCGGTGCTCGTCTATCGCACGGGGGCGTACGCGCCCAACGGCATTCCGTGGGCCGATGGCTACGTCGACTACATCAAGCTCGTGAACGAGCGCGATGGCGGCGTGAACGGCATCAAGCTCTCGTTTGAAGAGTGCGAAACCGGTTACGCCACGGACCGCGGCGTCGAGTGCTACGAGCGCCTGAAGAGCAAGAAGCCCGTTCTCGTGAACCCGCTCTCGACTGGCATCACGTACGCACTCACCGAAAAGGTGGCGGCGGACAAGATCGCGCTCTTCACGACCGGCTACGGCCGCGCGGATTCAGCCGACGGCAGCGTGTTCGCCTGGAACTTCCCGTTGCTCGGCACCTACTGGAGCGCCGCGGACATGCTCGTGCAGCACGTCGCGAAGAAGGGCAGCCTGAAGGGCAAGAAGATCGCGCTCGTCTATCACGACTCGCCGTACGGCAAGGAGCCGATCCGCCTGCTCGAAGAGCATGCCAAGAAGCATGGCTTCGAGTTCATCAAGCTGCCGGTCACGCATCCGGGCGTCGAGCAGAAGGCGACCTGGCTGCAGGTTCGCCAGCAACGTCCCGACTATGTGTTCCTCTGGGGATGGGGCGTCATGAACTCCACGTCGATCAAGGAAGCCATCGCCGTTTCGTATCCGCGCCTGCAGATGTATGGCGTGTGGTGGTCGTCGGCGGAGCCCGACGTCCTGCCCGCCGAGGCCGCCGGCAAGGGCTACAACGGGATCGCGCTCGGGCACTCCGACGAGCGGGACTTCCCGATCCACAAGGACATGGTCAAGTTCCTCTACGAGAAGGGCAAGGGCACGGCGAAGTCGAAGGACGAGGTGGGCTCGGTGCTCTACAACCGCGGCATGATCTCCGCGATGCTCTCGGTCGAGGCGATCAAGAAGGCGCAGGAGAAGCACGGCAAGCGCGTGGTCACCGGCGAGGAAGTGCGCTGGGGAGCGGAGAACCTCAACATCGACGCGGCCAAGGTGAAGGCGCTGGGCTTCGGCGACATGGTTCAGCCGCTGAAGACTTCCTGCCGCGACCATGAAGGCGTGCGGCGCGGGCGCATCCACACCTGGGACGGCAAGGACTGGAGCTACACGTCCGACTGGATCGAGGCCGACGACAAGTTCCTGCGCCCGCTCGTGGAGGCTTCGGCGAAGGCCTACGCGGCGGAGAAGAAGATCACGCCGCGCGATTGCTCCAAGGAGAAGTGA
- a CDS encoding branched-chain amino acid ABC transporter permease, which yields MIYREAGQFKTTYASDQQLFPILQDRVFVIGFLVFAFGVMPYIGSKYLFSAILIPFLILSLAAVGLNILVGYCGQVSLGTGAFMSIGAYTAYNFAVRMPDLNLLIVFVLAGVFAAIVGVLFGIPSLRIKGFYLAVATLAAQFFTDWLFARVKWFTNDSASGSVAAPPLTIFGSTITEPVEKYLLVLAIVCVFALVARNLTRGAIGRSWMATRDMDVAAEVIGIRPLRAKLSAFAVSSFFAGVAGALWAFVNLGSWEPLAFDVNRSFQLLFMVIIGGLGSILGSFLGAAFIVILPLVLNQLPTWLGIPLSTAMISHIEFMVFGALIVFFLIVEPHGLARLWAIGKEKLRLWPFPH from the coding sequence GTGATCTACCGCGAAGCCGGCCAATTCAAGACGACCTACGCGTCCGACCAGCAGCTCTTCCCGATCCTGCAGGACCGCGTGTTCGTGATCGGCTTCCTCGTATTCGCGTTTGGCGTGATGCCCTACATCGGATCCAAGTACCTGTTCAGCGCGATCCTCATCCCGTTCCTGATCCTCTCGCTCGCGGCCGTCGGGCTCAACATCCTCGTCGGCTATTGCGGCCAGGTCTCGCTGGGCACGGGCGCGTTCATGTCGATCGGCGCGTACACCGCGTACAACTTCGCGGTGCGCATGCCCGACCTGAACCTCCTCATCGTGTTCGTGCTCGCCGGCGTGTTCGCGGCGATCGTCGGGGTGCTGTTCGGCATCCCGAGCCTTCGCATCAAGGGGTTCTACCTCGCGGTGGCGACACTTGCCGCGCAATTCTTCACCGACTGGCTCTTCGCCCGCGTGAAGTGGTTCACCAACGATTCGGCCTCGGGCTCGGTGGCCGCACCGCCCCTCACGATCTTCGGCAGCACGATCACGGAGCCCGTCGAGAAGTACCTCCTGGTGCTGGCGATCGTCTGTGTGTTCGCGCTCGTCGCGCGCAACCTTACGCGCGGCGCGATCGGCCGCTCGTGGATGGCCACGCGCGACATGGACGTTGCCGCCGAGGTGATCGGCATCCGTCCGCTGCGCGCGAAGCTCTCGGCCTTCGCCGTGAGCTCGTTCTTCGCGGGCGTGGCGGGTGCACTGTGGGCATTCGTGAACCTGGGCTCCTGGGAGCCGCTCGCCTTCGACGTGAACCGCTCGTTCCAGTTGCTCTTCATGGTGATCATCGGCGGGTTGGGGTCGATCCTCGGATCGTTCCTCGGAGCCGCCTTCATCGTGATCCTGCCGCTGGTGCTCAACCAGTTGCCCACCTGGCTCGGCATTCCGCTGTCGACGGCGATGATCTCGCACATCGAGTTCATGGTCTTCGGCGCCCTCATCGTTTTTTTCCTGATCGTCGAGCCGCACGGGTTGGCCCGGCTCTGGGCGATCGGCAAGGAGAAGCTGCGACTCTGGCCGTTCCCGCACTGA
- a CDS encoding AMP-binding protein, which produces MQRMEADTFPKLLAHHARVRGDAPAIREKDLGIWQGWGWRQVADEVAALAGGLAKAGLTRGAHLAVIGSNRPRLYWALSAAQSLGAIPVPFYEDAVAQEMVYVFQDAEIAFAIVEDQEQADKLFEILPQCPGLKHIWYHDPRGLRHYTNAELASCDSLQAQGREFLAGNPGFLAAEAAKGKGSDTAIMLYTSGTTGSPKGVVLTHDNLIGASRAYAELEGLKPEEEVLAYLPMAWIGQNLFSYAQWMYVGFRINCPESGETVMNDMREIGPTYYFAPPRVLEALLTQVTIRMEDAGTIKRAMYRRFMALARGVGAKILDGQPVGAFERFLYALGGLLVYSPLRNALGMSRVRVAYTAGEAIGPDLFVFYRSLGINLKQLYGSTETSVMVCVQPDGQVRPDSVGPPMPGVELRVLDSGEIVLRCPGLFREYYKNPQATRESKDAEGWFHTGDAGYLDAEGHLRIIDRAKDVGKLAGGTLFAPKYLENKLKFFPHVKEAVAFGDGRNEATMVVNIDVQAVGDWAERRGIAYSGYMDLASKAQVEGLIRECVEAMNADLARDPKLSASQIHRFVILHKELDADDGELTRTRKVRRGYIADKYAPIVVALYSGVDRVAMEAQVRFEDGRTGTVRADLRIVSAKTFAPEVAKAAA; this is translated from the coding sequence ATGCAGCGGATGGAAGCGGACACCTTCCCGAAGCTGCTGGCGCATCACGCGCGCGTGCGGGGCGATGCGCCTGCGATTCGCGAGAAGGACCTGGGCATCTGGCAGGGGTGGGGCTGGCGGCAGGTCGCCGATGAAGTCGCGGCACTCGCCGGTGGACTCGCAAAGGCAGGGCTGACGCGCGGCGCGCACCTCGCGGTCATCGGCTCCAATCGTCCGCGGCTCTACTGGGCCCTTTCGGCCGCGCAATCGCTGGGCGCGATTCCGGTCCCGTTCTACGAGGATGCCGTCGCGCAGGAGATGGTCTACGTCTTCCAGGACGCGGAGATCGCGTTCGCGATCGTCGAGGACCAGGAGCAGGCCGACAAGCTCTTCGAGATCCTGCCGCAGTGCCCGGGCCTCAAGCACATCTGGTATCACGATCCGCGCGGGCTGCGGCATTACACCAACGCCGAGCTCGCGTCGTGCGATTCCCTGCAAGCGCAGGGACGCGAGTTCCTCGCCGGGAATCCGGGCTTCCTCGCGGCCGAAGCGGCGAAGGGGAAGGGCAGCGACACGGCGATCATGCTCTACACCTCGGGAACCACGGGCAGTCCGAAGGGTGTGGTGCTCACGCATGACAACCTGATTGGTGCGAGCCGTGCGTATGCGGAGCTCGAAGGCCTGAAGCCCGAGGAAGAAGTCCTCGCGTACCTGCCGATGGCGTGGATCGGCCAGAACCTCTTCTCGTACGCGCAGTGGATGTACGTGGGCTTTCGCATCAATTGCCCGGAATCGGGCGAGACGGTGATGAACGACATGCGCGAGATCGGCCCGACGTATTACTTCGCGCCGCCTCGCGTGCTCGAGGCGCTGCTCACGCAAGTCACGATTCGCATGGAGGACGCGGGCACGATCAAGCGCGCGATGTACCGGCGCTTCATGGCGCTGGCACGCGGCGTGGGCGCGAAGATCCTCGACGGGCAGCCGGTCGGTGCGTTCGAGCGGTTTCTCTACGCGCTCGGTGGCTTGCTCGTCTACTCGCCGCTTCGCAATGCGCTGGGCATGTCGCGCGTGCGCGTGGCCTATACGGCCGGTGAAGCGATCGGCCCGGACCTCTTCGTGTTCTATCGCTCGCTCGGGATCAATTTGAAACAGCTCTACGGCTCGACGGAGACCTCGGTGATGGTCTGCGTGCAGCCCGACGGCCAGGTGCGCCCCGATTCGGTGGGACCGCCGATGCCGGGCGTGGAGCTGCGCGTGCTCGACAGCGGCGAGATCGTGCTGCGCTGCCCGGGGCTGTTTCGCGAGTACTACAAGAATCCCCAGGCCACGCGCGAATCGAAGGACGCGGAAGGCTGGTTCCACACGGGTGACGCGGGCTATCTCGATGCAGAAGGGCACCTGCGCATCATCGATCGCGCCAAGGACGTCGGGAAGCTCGCCGGCGGCACGCTCTTCGCGCCCAAGTACCTCGAGAACAAGCTCAAGTTCTTCCCGCACGTGAAGGAAGCCGTGGCCTTTGGCGACGGGCGCAATGAGGCGACGATGGTGGTGAACATCGACGTGCAGGCGGTGGGCGACTGGGCCGAGCGGCGCGGCATCGCGTACTCGGGCTACATGGACCTCGCCTCGAAGGCGCAGGTCGAGGGTCTCATCCGAGAATGCGTCGAGGCGATGAACGCCGACCTCGCGCGCGACCCCAAGCTTTCCGCGAGCCAGATCCACCGCTTCGTGATCCTGCACAAGGAGCTCGATGCCGATGATGGCGAGCTCACGCGCACGCGCAAGGTGCGTCGCGGTTACATCGCGGACAAGTACGCGCCCATCGTGGTGGCGCTTTATTCGGGCGTGGACCGCGTGGCGATGGAAGCGCAGGTGCGCTTCGAAGATGGCCGCACGGGAACCGTGCGTGCCGACCTGCGCATCGTCTCCGCGAAGACGTTTGCGCCCGAAGTAGCGAAAGCCGCCGCATGA
- a CDS encoding MBL fold metallo-hydrolase → MNTPLLPQSVRVIQRGWLNCNQVVLLEGGNNVLIDSGYCTHREQTLERLAGPEGLDGKPLERLINTHCHSDHMGGNAAVAHATGCTITIPEGEAKHVVPWTEQSVWMKRFDQRADPFHFDATLAAGDTFEAAGFEWQAIAAPGHDMDALMYFEPRNRILVSGDALWENGMGFVWPEHAGPHIAAAQETLSRIEALDPATVIPGHGAPFHDAKGSIASVRSKLEAFARDPAKNARHVVKVLFVFALLDKQSMHVDDIADYVGTCACYRELSDRFLGLDNAALAQWLVADLERAGAISSAKGVIRPTMSA, encoded by the coding sequence GTGAACACACCGCTGCTTCCCCAATCCGTCCGCGTGATCCAGCGCGGGTGGCTCAACTGCAACCAGGTCGTGCTGCTCGAAGGCGGCAACAACGTGCTCATCGATTCGGGCTATTGCACGCATCGCGAGCAGACGCTCGAACGGCTCGCGGGCCCCGAGGGCCTCGACGGCAAGCCTTTGGAACGGTTGATCAACACGCACTGCCACTCGGATCACATGGGCGGCAATGCCGCGGTGGCTCACGCCACGGGCTGCACGATCACGATTCCCGAAGGCGAGGCGAAGCACGTCGTGCCCTGGACCGAGCAGAGCGTGTGGATGAAGCGCTTCGACCAGCGCGCCGATCCATTCCACTTCGACGCGACCCTCGCCGCGGGCGATACCTTCGAGGCCGCGGGCTTCGAGTGGCAGGCGATCGCGGCACCCGGCCACGACATGGACGCGCTCATGTACTTCGAGCCGCGCAACCGGATCCTCGTCTCGGGCGATGCGCTCTGGGAGAACGGCATGGGCTTCGTCTGGCCCGAGCACGCCGGCCCGCACATTGCTGCGGCGCAGGAGACGCTCTCTCGCATCGAGGCGCTCGATCCCGCGACGGTGATTCCGGGCCACGGCGCACCCTTCCACGATGCGAAAGGGTCGATCGCCAGCGTGCGCTCGAAGCTCGAGGCTTTCGCGCGCGACCCGGCGAAGAACGCGCGGCACGTGGTGAAGGTCCTGTTCGTCTTCGCGCTGCTCGACAAGCAGTCGATGCACGTCGATGACATCGCGGACTACGTCGGCACCTGCGCCTGCTATCGCGAACTCTCGGATCGCTTCCTCGGACTCGACAATGCTGCACTTGCACAATGGCTGGTCGCCGATCTCGAGCGAGCCGGCGCGATTTCCTCGGCGAAAGGCGTGATCCGGCCCACCATGTCCGCATGA
- a CDS encoding CoA transferase: protein MASSLLAGLRVVSTALNLPGPAACSRLRDLGATVTKIEPPTGDPMAEYCPAWYARLHDNVSVHCLDLKDSGDRAKLDRLLLEADLFVTAQRPSALARLGLGAQVLAERFPRLCHVAITGHGPPDLDLAGHDLTYLASAGALVPPALPATLYADMAGAERAVTTALALVIARDRGRPAKAAHAPLAEAAEWLALPLAYGMTAPGSQLGGAHPGYNIYATKRGWIAVAALEPRFAKKLATELGLAEFTIDRLAERFATEDAEHWEAWARPRDLPIAVLRTPSPPES from the coding sequence TTGGCCTCTTCGCTGCTCGCCGGACTCCGCGTCGTCTCCACCGCCCTGAACCTGCCGGGCCCCGCGGCGTGCTCGCGATTGCGCGACCTCGGCGCGACGGTGACCAAGATCGAGCCGCCGACGGGCGATCCCATGGCCGAGTACTGCCCGGCCTGGTACGCGCGTCTTCATGACAACGTATCGGTGCATTGCCTCGATCTCAAGGACAGCGGGGATCGCGCAAAGCTTGATCGCCTGTTGCTCGAAGCGGATCTCTTCGTGACCGCGCAACGGCCGTCGGCTCTCGCGCGATTGGGCCTGGGTGCGCAGGTCCTCGCGGAACGCTTCCCGCGCCTGTGCCATGTCGCGATCACGGGTCACGGTCCGCCCGATCTCGATTTGGCCGGACACGATCTCACTTACCTGGCATCCGCGGGCGCTCTCGTTCCGCCCGCGTTGCCCGCGACGCTGTATGCCGACATGGCGGGCGCCGAACGCGCCGTCACCACCGCGCTCGCACTCGTGATCGCGCGCGATCGCGGCCGTCCCGCGAAAGCCGCGCATGCGCCGCTCGCCGAAGCCGCCGAGTGGCTGGCCCTCCCGCTCGCCTACGGCATGACCGCACCGGGTTCGCAGCTCGGAGGCGCGCATCCGGGCTACAACATTTACGCCACCAAGCGCGGCTGGATCGCGGTGGCCGCCCTCGAGCCGCGCTTCGCGAAGAAGCTCGCGACCGAACTGGGTCTCGCCGAATTCACCATCGATCGACTCGCCGAGCGCTTCGCGACCGAAGACGCCGAGCACTGGGAAGCGTGGGCGCGGCCCCGCGACCTGCCGATCGCCGTCCTTCGCACTCCCTCTCCTCCCGAAAGCTAG